Genomic DNA from Hordeum vulgare subsp. vulgare chromosome 2H, MorexV3_pseudomolecules_assembly, whole genome shotgun sequence:
CTCGCATGGTTTGTGGACGCAGAGCGCCGTCGCCGGGCTGAACCGGGGCCTCGCTGCGAGCCAGGAGGACCTGGACCGGGCGGACGCGGCGGCGCGGCAGCTCGAGGCGGCGGCGCCGGCCCCCGTGGACCTCGCCAAGGATCTCGACAAGCTGCAGGGGCGGTGGAGGCTGGTCTACAGCAGCGCCTTCTCGTCGCGGACGCTCGGCGGCAGCCGCCCCGGCCCGCCCACCGGTCGCCTCCTCCCCATCACCCTCGGCCAGGTTAGTACTGTACTCAGTACTCGAGACCAAATCTTGAGCTCAGCTGAATTGCACCGAAAATGGGTTCAGAAATGTGACGCCGAACTCCATTCCCATTGCGTCTGTGCTCGTCAGGTGTTCCAGAGGATCGACGTGGTGAGCCAGGACTTCGACAACATCGTGGAGCTCGAGCTCGGCGCCCCGTGGCCGCTGCCGCCGGTGGAGGCCACGGCCACGCTGGCACACAAGTTTGAGATCACCGGTGAGCCGCTTCTCGATTCTGCACGCCTTTTTTTGGCTTGCTTGATGGTGTGTTCCCGAGTTCTGATGGCTGCATGCCCTGCTGCCAGGAATCGCGAGTATCAAGATCAATTTCGACAAGACGACGGTGAAGACGAACGGGAACCTGTCCCAGCTGCCGCTGCTGGAGGTGCCCCGCATCCCGGATAGCCTCAGGCCGCCGACTTCCAACACCGGGAGCGGCGAGTTCGACGTGACCTATCTCGACGACGACACCCGCATCACCCGAGGGGACAGGGGGGAGCTCAGGGTGTTCGTCGTCGCATGAGCTTTTTTTTGCTGCGATCTCTCTCTTTGTAGTGCTCCAACTTTTTTTTGGCCCGTAAAACAAGAGTCTTGTACTAGTTCTATATATGCCTTTTGTTTTGGGGTTCACCCGTCCATCCGCGGGAAACATCTATCGTGACGACTGTTCGATGTATAAGCGGAGTCGTCCGATTTACGCGGTTCCGTCGTCTTTTCGAACCTAATAATTTCTGAAACAACGGTCAAATTACACAAACAATTGCTTTGTTGTAAAAATAATCTTGTACACATTAATTCTTGAAACAACGTTTGAGTTGCAGAAACTATTGTTTGTTGTAcaatgttttttctttgttttttttttgcaacatagGTACTGTTGCGCAAGAATTTTTTATaacaaaggtcatgttgcagAAAACTTTGCAACATAGGTCAGGttgcaaaaaacttttgcaacaaggtaTTTGTTCCAATTTTTTAAAACAAACAATGTTGTGGAAACTCGTCATTGCGTCGTCACCTTCCGGCCTCCACCGTCGTCGTTCAGCTTCCCCCATCAGGTGCATGCGGCCTCCACTGTTCATGGTGCCGGCGGGGCTGTGTCGGGAGCGGCTGCGGAGGGGCTGCTACGGGAGCGGCTGGCGGAGGGCCGACCGACGAAGGGGGCGGTTGGCGGCGTGCGGGGGGTTGGCCGACGTCGAGGGCGAGCGGCTGGCGGCGGTGGATGGGAGTCCTAGGGGAGAAGATAAGGTAGCAACGGTGACGCGGTGCGTGAAATGACTGGGACACGTGTCGCGAGTGGGAGGCAACGGATACACGGGAAAATCAACCGGTTGAAGCAAatctttttccttttgtttttgcccAAATAGTATGGTAACAGAGGCTAATGTGCGCTTTGTCGCGCCATTCTTCACTTATGGAATTAATATTTTTCCTCTAGCATATTCTCACGGTGTTTTTTTCACATTCGTATATTATGTTGTGCCGATGTTGAAGATGATATTTGTTCTAAGAGTCAGGGCCCGCGGTGTGTGTGGGGGGGATCAGATCTCATAGGGGAAAATGTAAGCGCTCAATATGTTTCATCGATGCTACACATGATGCTGGGATCAGAGATTGCAACTGTTGAATGGCCTGGAAAACAATCTTGACGCCCTCCAATAGCGTCCCGCGATGGAGATTATCTAATTGGCAATGAATCAGCCCAAGGTCGACTGTGCCCCCTGCCTGTGTCCTTTAATTGCAATTTTCTGCTGATGCACGTAATTACTGAAAGAAGCTAATACAATTTTTCAAATTCCAATCAACCTGCTTTCCGATGCAAATCGTTCTTTTTCTATAGTATTTATAGGTCGTTCGTTCGTTTTATGAAGATCATCCCTTACATTTCTCTTTTTCTCACTCCAGTTTCTTCTGTTGGTTTGGATTAGAAAATACGAGCTTGGACTTTTGTCCGTGACTAGTAAGCAACAACGACATCTTGCAATTTCTAATTTTTTAGCCATCTAGATCTTTGTTCCAAGCctttcttagaaatttttatttAACTAACAATGTTTTAATTTCTAGTATCATATGTTTGTGTGCCAATTACCAAGATGTTCTCTATAAAGTATGCATCTGGTAATGATTAAAGAAAATAAACTGATCATATGAGTTGATTGAGAACAAGAAACGAGATATTTGCATTTTTCTAGAATAGGTACTTCTGCGAGAAATTCGAGGAATGCATTTAGTTACTGTTTAAAAACACGGTGACAAAATATAGAATGATAATAATTAGCATAGGCACGAACCTAATAATAAAAACATTTAAGCGCCACTTGAATAGGACGatcaaattttttgtgaatgtttATAACCTTGGTTTGTTGGATGGTCGACATCACAATGTAACATAAATTATGATGCATTGAGTATTTAGATGCAGTTGAGATTAAGAAAAATGTTGCTTTAGGGTCCCTTTGTTTTTACTTGCCCTGGGTCCCCAAAAACTCAAGACTCGCCCTGGTGAAGTTGTTCGGTGCGTGATTGCGATGCCAGCAGGCGGTGGTTGTGTGAGCCCCTTGGgatctcttgttccatgtggaaACTATGAAACTTTTGATATAATGCTTAAATGGCCGACAATGAAGCACTCGCTTGCTTAGGTTTTATTTACGCTCGCTCCACTTCTAGCTCCGAATTTTTTTAAAGGTTTGGTAACATAAATTTTAGAAAATCTTGGATTTTGCAAAATGTTGCAAATTATAAAACCACGAATTTTACAAAATGTTCGTAACTTTTTTATGTGGATTTCGGataatgttcatgaatttgagaAAATCACAAATAAAAAGATCACAGGCTTGAAAAGTGCCCGTGAACTTCAAAAGTATTCATGAATTTAAAATGTTTGTGTATTTttgaaaaaatgtattactttttAAAATTGTTCATGAATTAAAATGTGAAATTAAAATAAACATGGAAATAATGGTAATAAAACTATTAAAACCAATAGAAAAACATCAAAAgtaagaaaaacaaagaaaaccttCTCAAAACCGAAAAATCCGACGGGACCGTTATGGATGGGTGTGTGTTACTCCCAGCCAGAAACACACACCCTACCAAGCGGGTCTCAAAGCAACCCCCGTCTCTGACCAGGATTGCGAAATATAGGAAGCTTAGTATATTAGAAGATTGTTcggtttcttaaaattcatgatgaCCCAACTTTTGGTCGCTAAAGTAACAAAAGCTTTGTTGTTATCCTTTCTACCTAAAATTATGCTCAAATCCTAACCAACAGAGAAAGAATATGTTGTAAGTAGTGGCAGAACTTCGTGATGACCAACCTAGGTCATGCCCCTCCACCTGCGCATAGAAAAACAATTGTACATCCATTATTATTAGACCTATTTGCCCGGTATTATTGGTCCAAGCTTCGTCACTGTATGTAAGCttaaaagcttggaacaaagaGTCAAAGACGTTGAAAATGAATATATACGTTATATACAAGTGTGGAACATAACACAATCAATAGCTAAGTCCTTCAATTGCAATTTATCTCGACAATGTTAGCATTATGGGGGAATCTCCTGAATTTCACTACCTTATATTTTCACGGTCCGTATTTAAAAGTATATGCATGCATTATGTGGATAACTTCGAAGCAACACTATGTGGATGGTTTGGAATTTTCACTAACGGAATTAACTTTGAAGGCAAGGACCGACTTATGACTCACATCCGAAGGTGTGAAATGGGAGAGAGGGGATGTGATGAATGATGTTTTGGTGGCTAATGTTATGTAATGAGGTCATGCAACTTCTCTTGTCCCTTAATATGATAATATTaattaaaacaaaaattaaataACCCTAAACCTATTGCTCGCCCTCATCCCGTCACTGACGAGGTCGACGTGGATTAGAGGCGACTATGACCGCATTGGTGTCGGTGGTGGCGGTGGCCCTATCGTCGGTGCAGGTGGTGGCATAGATGGTGCCTCCTGGTGTTCCTCCTCCGGCTCGAGCATTGTTAGGAACGTGGAAGTCCACGTCCACGTCTGCCCCACTAGGCCATGACGTGGCCATAGCTCCGGCTCAAGCACGGGGGCGGGCGTGGTGGCCGAGAGCATCTACTAATGTACCCCTCATATtcctccccccccctccccccctaaTACCATTCATAATGTTGCACCTCAATGCTTGACATCTTTTTGCACTCCTCGCTCATAAGTTTGCCCTTTTTCCAAATTTTCCTTTTAGCAATCCTGACATTAGAAGTGACATGTTTTGTGATTAAATCGCGCTAGAATAACCTCACTCGATCAATATTCCCGAGGGTGTAAGCACCGCGAGGTGAGGAGCGATCTCGTACTAAACGAATGtaaattgacaacaataagaaaacATAACTTAGAAAGAGAGGTTCTGAAAGGTAAAAGGACTAGACATCCTAAACTTCCTCTGCTTACTATTGTATTTATGTTAATGCACTTTCCAAGGATACTTAAGCAATGCCTTTATAGGGAAGGCgcatgaaaggatgtggatgtcgcctagaggggggtgaataggcgctttaaaataattacggtttaggcttgaacaaatgcggaataaaactaacatttaatatgtcaagcacaaaacctaaaacaactaggctcacctatgtgcaccaacaacttatgctaagcaagataaacaactaagtgattgcaagatatatgacaagaaacaatatggctatcacaaagtaaagtgcataagtaaagagttcgggtaagagataaccgaggcacgcggagacgatgatatatcccgatgttcacacccttgcggatgctaatctcccttggagcggtgtggaggcacaatgctccccaagatgccactaaggccaccgtaatctcctcacgccctcgcacaatgcaagatgtcgggatttcactaagggacccttgagggcggtcaccgaaccagtacaaatggcaaaccttgggggcggtcaccggtacccgtacaaattgctcggggcaatctccacaacctaattggagaccccgacgcttgcccggagctttacaccacaatgattgagctccaagacaccaccaagcttctaggacgccaaagcatccacgaagaacaatctctagggtactaagtaccaaaacgtaatatggcttctcaaacttcacttccacgtatcaccgtagaGAACTAAaaccgatgcaactcatgcaatggcaagaacacacaaagtggtcaagtccctcacattcaaatccctccacaacaacaaaagctatggagaaatatgagaggaagaacaaggagctcacaaagaactccaagatctagatccaaggggttcccctcacatagaggagaaagtgattggtggagatgtggatctagatctcctctctcttttccctcaagaactagcaagaatcattggagggattgagagttaggaagctctaagaaggtcaataatgggggaagaacacgagctcaacgaatAGAT
This window encodes:
- the LOC123429601 gene encoding plastid-lipid-associated protein 6, chloroplastic — its product is MAMASPSWSSCCTSTSTHSLPGPPASSKGRNPWRASSGRRSASGGKRQQKLSIRAVAAPSAAVDYSDTGAGAGDIPSLKIKLLSAVAGLNRGLAASQEDLDRADAAARQLEAAAPAPVDLAKDLDKLQGRWRLVYSSAFSSRTLGGSRPGPPTGRLLPITLGQVFQRIDVVSQDFDNIVELELGAPWPLPPVEATATLAHKFEITGIASIKINFDKTTVKTNGNLSQLPLLEVPRIPDSLRPPTSNTGSGEFDVTYLDDDTRITRGDRGELRVFVVA